The following nucleotide sequence is from Aptenodytes patagonicus chromosome 23, bAptPat1.pri.cur, whole genome shotgun sequence.
GATGCCATCGTGGGACAATGTGGCTCTCACCAGCAAGGGGTCGACATCCAGAGGGAGGATGTAGGTCCTGGTGAACTCTCGGGAGATGAAGCCATGGCGGTCAGCCTTCTGTGGGTGCTGCCCCATCACCTCCAGCAGGTTGTCTACGGTGCGGACAGTGAGCTCATCCGGCAGGAAGTGACAGACATCCAGGAACACCTGGAATTTGTGCTCATTGAGGCTGATCTCAGAGGTGCCTCGATCCAGCTGCTTATTGATCCGAGGCCTGATGTAGTAGCCATGGTACAGGACAGGGGCTAAAATCTCACATGGGGACACACCTGAAAATGAGACTCAATGAGGAGTGTGGGGTTTCCAGGGGAAGGAGTTGGAAAAGGATTGTTGGCAGCAGATAGGGGAGGGTGACAGGAGGAGGCTGGGACCTGGCAAACACCTTGGTTTTGCCACCACATCAGCACAATATGGACAGAGTCTCTTGTGGTTCCTACCTTTGTGtctccaaaacacacacagaccCAGATGCCCACCAGCCACTGCCTCCTACCA
It contains:
- the HSPB2 gene encoding heat shock protein beta-2 encodes the protein MAARTVPHAYPMSSEYEFANPSKIYDQNFGEGVSPCEILAPVLYHGYYIRPRINKQLDRGTSEISLNEHKFQVFLDVCHFLPDELTVRTVDNLLEVMGQHPQKADRHGFISREFTRTYILPLDVDPLLVRATLSHDGILSIVAPRTGKEVKARVNEVKITQQEQPVGKEEQSEEGKGKKES